The Hemiscyllium ocellatum isolate sHemOce1 chromosome 7, sHemOce1.pat.X.cur, whole genome shotgun sequence genome window below encodes:
- the LOC132817715 gene encoding tubulin alpha-4A chain-like: MCRSGELRECISVHVGQAGVQMGNACWELYCLEHEIESDGLRPDEKNASEADDSVDTFFCETRAGKYVPRAIFVDLEPTVIDEVRTGTYHQLFHPEQLITGKEDAANNYARGHYTIGKELIDPVLDRICKLADQCAGLQGFLVFHSFGGGTGSGFTSLLMERLSVDYGKKSKLEFSVYPAPRISTAVVEPYNSILTTHTTLEHTDCSFMVDNEAIYDICHKNLDIEHPGYINLNRLIGQIVSSITASLRFDGALNVDLAEFQTNLVPYPRIHFPLATYAPVISAEKAYHEQLSVAEITGACFEPANQMVKCDPRHGKYMACCLLYRGDVVPKDVNVAIATVKTRRSIQFVDWCPTGFKVGINYQPPTVVPGGDLAKVQRAVCMLSNTTAIAEAWARLNHKFDLMYAKRAFVHWYVGEGMEEGEFSEAREDMAALEKDYEEVGNDSITDD; this comes from the exons atgtgcaggtcaggtgaactg CGTGAATGTATCTCCGTCCATGTTGGCCAGGCTGGTGTCCAGATGGGCAATGCTTGCTGGGAGCTGTACTGTTTGGAACATGAAATCGAGTCTGATGGACTCAGACCTGATGAGAAAAATGCAAGTGAGGCTGATGATTCTGTTGACACCTTCTTCTGTGAGACAAGAGCTGGGAAATACGTACCCAGGGCAATCTTTGTGGATTTGGAGCCAACTGTGATCG ATGAGGTCCGGACTGGCACTTATCACCAGCTGTTCCACCCTGAGCAGCTCATCACCGGGAAGGAAGATGCTGCCAACAACTACGCCCGTGGGCACTACACCATCGGCAAGGAGCTGATCGACCCAGTCTTGGACCGCATTTGCAAGTTG GCTGACCAATGCGCAGGTCTTCAAGGTTTCCTGGTTTTCCATAGTTTTGGTGGAGGCACTGGCTCAGGATTCACCTCCCTGCTGATGGAACGTCTCTCAGTCGACTACGGCAAGAAGTCCAAGCTGGAGTTTTCCGTCTACCCAGCTCCCAGGATCTCCACCGCTGTGGTGGAACCCTACAACTCCATCCTGACCACTCACACCACACTGGAACACACTGATTGTTCCTTCATGGTGGACAACGAGGCCATCTATGACATCTGCCACAAAAACCTGGACATTGAGCATCCAGGCTACATCAACCTGAACCGTCTGATCGGGCAAATTGTGTCCTCAATCACAGCTTCCCTCCGTTTTGATGGGGCCCTCAATGTTGACTTGGCAGAATTCCAAACTAACTTGGTGCCATACCCTCgtatccatttccctctggctaccTACGCCCCAGTCATCTCGGCTGAGAAAGCTTACCATGAGCAGCTCTCTGTGGCTGAAATCACCGGTGCCTGCTTTGAGCCAGCAAACCAGATGGTCAAGTGTGACCCTCGCCACGGCAAGTACATGGCTTGCTGCCTGCTCTACCGTGGTGATGTGGTGCCAAAAGACGTCAATGTTGCCATTGCCACCGTGAAGACCAGGCGTTCCATCCAGTTTGTGGACTGGTGCCCAACTGGCTTCAAGGTTGGCATCAACTACCAGCCCCCTACAGTGGTGCCTGGTGGGGACTTGGCCAAGGTGCAGCGAGCTGTGTGTATGCTGAGCAACACCACGGCCATCGCTGAAGCCTGGGCTCGACTCAATCACAAGTTTGATCTGATGTATGCCAAGCGCGCCTTTGTGCATTGGTACGTGGGTGAGGGGATGGAGGAAGGGGAATTCTCAGAGGCCCGTGAAGACATGGCTGCCTTGGAGAAAGATTACGAAGAGGTAGGGAATGATAGTATAACTGACGACTAG